In one Rhopalosiphum padi isolate XX-2018 chromosome 3, ASM2088224v1, whole genome shotgun sequence genomic region, the following are encoded:
- the LOC132927683 gene encoding PHD finger protein 14-like isoform X2, whose product MERGPGKRRIKPPVNLELIDFYSESSSDSDFNIEDHYVNSESDSGDSNFSFTDDGGNKKKTEEDDGNKKKTEEDDSNKKKTKKDDEDNIKCSNDSMAIDCSNLKTQKKDDSMKVNIKEIVDTIRICSICLGDDSNEVNELIDCDECSISVHEGCYGISDSESVNSSISSHSMEPWFCEACKAGVENPTCELCPNLGGIFKETDNGRWVHLVCALYVPGITFGDVTSLSKPKLFAHGTPQWGNKSCTLCKDYRFSSTGVTISCDAGMCRTQFHVTCSQQEGGLSDVTSPETDQSDPFYAHCKMHGDKLIVKNKKRNWQILQLRTNQMKLKHEQLSSEKSTTWQRNQRWLKRLRSKYKQTKEISIKTESTFKSKVPRAITTSASSCRALWLKADLMGINTTSQEVIERQIKELRDVPKKWNVPPAFSLEFVSYFSDRNLRLTKLKNQLKHFTDQNNKLRDEQKVVQEKYYQELKKNEIQKQKNLELENVIKAYHNIINLCNPYANILDVDIFAEEVQNDHCSYNNVQLDLYNKCSICSHTNDQHLLAKCDTCRLYYHLRCLNPPLTRMPKKTKLFGWQCSDCENSNSFSEQQTVDKNAPRQLRCGGKEQSSDNHKSSPFIGNDLQDFNNLTKQYKMPNGHKKDKKHEQNKKKDSNKIITNQVKAHKRKHKYDGDNSTSNLEPSDNNLTQHGIKLFIKSVPSTSGVKTTSSKLLIGSPADTTLHNSKITKPEKSITPLRISTISTDIMLTPKCKTCHTTGTRATMVQCDECSEHFHFFCLDPPVKKTPKVIGYSWHCEECDPTDSD is encoded by the exons A tggaACGTGGACCTGGTAAAAGAAGAATTAAACCTCCTGTTAACCTggaattaatagatttttatagtgAAAGTTCATCTGATAGTGATTTCAATATTGAAGATCACTATGTTAATAGTGAATCAGATTCTGGAGATTCAAATTTCAGTTTTACTGAtg atggtggtaataaaaaaaaaactgaagaggatgatggtaataaaaaaaaaactgaagaagatgatagtaataaaaaaaaaactaaaaaagatgatgaagataatattaaatgtagcaATGATAGTATGGCTATTGATTGTAGTAATCTCAAGACACAAAAAAAAGATGATTCTATGAAA gtGAATATTAAAGAAATAGTAGATACAATTCGTATTTGCAGTATTTGCTTAGGTGATGATAGTAATGAGGTGAATGAGTTAATAGATTGTGACGAATGTAGTATATCAGTTCATGAAG gttgTTATGGCATCTCTGATTCTGAAAGTGTAAATTCATCTATTTCATCACACTCCATGGAACCATGGTTTTGTGAAGCTTGTAAAGCAGGAGTAGAAAATCCTACTTGTGAATTATGTCCCAATTTAG gcgGGATATTTAAGGAGACAGATAATGGAAGATGGGTTCATTTAGTATGTGCTCTTTATGTACCGGGTATAACTTTTGGTGATGTTACAAGTCTCAGTAAACCCAAGCTATTTGCACATGGCACACCTCAATGGGGCAATAAAAGTTGTACTTTATGTAAAGATTATAGATTTAGTAGCACTGGAGTGACTATTTCATGTGACGCTGGAATGTGCCGAACACAATTTCATGTTACTTG ttctCAACAAGAAGGTGGTTTATCAGATGTAACAAGTCCAGAAACTGACCAATCAGATCCATTTTATGCTCATTGTAAGATGCATGGAGACAAACTGATAGTGAA gaataaaaaaagaaattggcaAATACTTCAACTAAGAACAAACCAAATGAAATTAAAGCATGAGCAGCTGTCTTCAGAAAAATCAACTACATGGCAACGTAATCAGCGATGGCTTAAAAGATTACGATCCAAGTATAAACAAACTAAAGAAATCAGTATTAAAACAGAGTCAA catttaaaTCAAAAGTTCCTCGTGCCATTACAACATCAGCTTCATCATGTCGAGCCCTTTGGTTAAAAGCTGACTTAATGGGTATAAATACGACCTCTCAAGAGGTTATTGAAAGACAAATAAAAGAATTGCGTGATGTACCAAAAAAATGGAATGTACCGCCTGCATTTag ctTGGAATTTGTAAGTTATTTCTCAGATAGAAATTTAAgattgacaaaattaaaaaatcagttaaaacattttactgACCAAAACAACAAACTCCGTGATGAACAAAAAGTTgtacaagaaaaatattatcaa gagttaaaaaaaaatgaaattcaaaaacaaaaaaatttggaacttgaaaatgttattaaagcatatcataatataattaatttgtgcaATCCTTATGCTAATATTTTAGATGTAGATATATTTGCTGAAGAAGTTCAAAACGATCATTGTTCTTATA ATAATGTCCAATtagatttgtataataaatgcaGTATTTGTAGTCATACAAATGATCAACATTTACTGGCAAAATGTGATACGTGCAGATTATACTATCATTTACGTTGTTTAAATCCACCACTGACTAGAATGCctaagaaaacaaaattatttggatG gCAATGCAGTGATTGTGAAAACAGTAATTCTTTTTCTGAACAACAAACCGTTGATAAAAATGCACCTAGACAATTAAGATGTGGTGGAAAAGAGCAATCATCAGATAATCATAAATCTTCACCATTTATTGGTAACGAT ttaCAGGACTTCAATAATTTGACAAAACAGTATAAAATGCCTAATGGACATAAAA aagatAAAAAACATGAACAGAATAAGAAAAAAGATTCcaataaaatcataacaaatCAAGTTAAGGCTCACAAGCGCAAACATAAGTATGATGGAGATAACAGTACTTCAAATTTGGAACCATCTGATAATAACCTAACCCAACATGGAATTAAGCTATTT attaaatcTGTACCAAGTACTAGTGGAGTCAAAACAACATCATCAAAATTACTTATTGGATCACCAGCAGATACAACACtacataattctaaaataaccAAACCAGAAAAAAGTATTACACCACTAAGAATCAGTACGATatcaacagatattatgttgACTCCTAAATGTAAAACTTGTCATACAACCGGAACTAGAGCTACAATGGTTca GTGTGATGAATGCAgtgaacattttcattttttttgtctCGATCCTCCTgtaaaaaaaacaccaaaagTTATTGGTTATTCATGGCACTGTGAAGAATGTGATCCAACG gacaGTGACTAA
- the LOC132927683 gene encoding PHD finger protein 14-like isoform X1, translated as MERGPGKRRIKPPVNLELIDFYSESSSDSDFNIEDHYVNSESDSGDSNFSFTDDGGNKKKTEEDDGNKKKTEEDDSNKKKTKKDDEDNIKCSNDSMAIDCSNLKTQKKDDSMKVNIKEIVDTIRICSICLGDDSNEVNELIDCDECSISVHEGCYGISDSESVNSSISSHSMEPWFCEACKAGVENPTCELCPNLGGIFKETDNGRWVHLVCALYVPGITFGDVTSLSKPKLFAHGTPQWGNKSCTLCKDYRFSSTGVTISCDAGMCRTQFHVTCSQQEGGLSDVTSPETDQSDPFYAHCKMHGDKLIVKNKKRNWQILQLRTNQMKLKHEQLSSEKSTTWQRNQRWLKRLRSKYKQTKEISIKTESTFKSKVPRAITTSASSCRALWLKADLMGINTTSQEVIERQIKELRDVPKKWNVPPAFSLEFVSYFSDRNLRLTKLKNQLKHFTDQNNKLRDEQKVVQEKYYQELKKNEIQKQKNLELENVIKAYHNIINLCNPYANILDVDIFAEEVQNDHCSYNNVQLDLYNKCSICSHTNDQHLLAKCDTCRLYYHLRCLNPPLTRMPKKTKLFGWQCSDCENSNSFSEQQTVDKNAPRQLRCGGKEQSSDNHKSSPFIGNDLQDFNNLTKQYKMPNGHKKDKKHEQNKKKDSNKIITNQVKAHKRKHKYDGDNSTSNLEPSDNNLTQHGIKLFIKSVPSTSGVKTTSSKLLIGSPADTTLHNSKITKPEKSITPLRISTISTDIMLTPKCKTCHTTGTRATMVQCDECSEHFHFFCLDPPVKKTPKVIGYSWHCEECDPTVCVDF; from the exons A tggaACGTGGACCTGGTAAAAGAAGAATTAAACCTCCTGTTAACCTggaattaatagatttttatagtgAAAGTTCATCTGATAGTGATTTCAATATTGAAGATCACTATGTTAATAGTGAATCAGATTCTGGAGATTCAAATTTCAGTTTTACTGAtg atggtggtaataaaaaaaaaactgaagaggatgatggtaataaaaaaaaaactgaagaagatgatagtaataaaaaaaaaactaaaaaagatgatgaagataatattaaatgtagcaATGATAGTATGGCTATTGATTGTAGTAATCTCAAGACACAAAAAAAAGATGATTCTATGAAA gtGAATATTAAAGAAATAGTAGATACAATTCGTATTTGCAGTATTTGCTTAGGTGATGATAGTAATGAGGTGAATGAGTTAATAGATTGTGACGAATGTAGTATATCAGTTCATGAAG gttgTTATGGCATCTCTGATTCTGAAAGTGTAAATTCATCTATTTCATCACACTCCATGGAACCATGGTTTTGTGAAGCTTGTAAAGCAGGAGTAGAAAATCCTACTTGTGAATTATGTCCCAATTTAG gcgGGATATTTAAGGAGACAGATAATGGAAGATGGGTTCATTTAGTATGTGCTCTTTATGTACCGGGTATAACTTTTGGTGATGTTACAAGTCTCAGTAAACCCAAGCTATTTGCACATGGCACACCTCAATGGGGCAATAAAAGTTGTACTTTATGTAAAGATTATAGATTTAGTAGCACTGGAGTGACTATTTCATGTGACGCTGGAATGTGCCGAACACAATTTCATGTTACTTG ttctCAACAAGAAGGTGGTTTATCAGATGTAACAAGTCCAGAAACTGACCAATCAGATCCATTTTATGCTCATTGTAAGATGCATGGAGACAAACTGATAGTGAA gaataaaaaaagaaattggcaAATACTTCAACTAAGAACAAACCAAATGAAATTAAAGCATGAGCAGCTGTCTTCAGAAAAATCAACTACATGGCAACGTAATCAGCGATGGCTTAAAAGATTACGATCCAAGTATAAACAAACTAAAGAAATCAGTATTAAAACAGAGTCAA catttaaaTCAAAAGTTCCTCGTGCCATTACAACATCAGCTTCATCATGTCGAGCCCTTTGGTTAAAAGCTGACTTAATGGGTATAAATACGACCTCTCAAGAGGTTATTGAAAGACAAATAAAAGAATTGCGTGATGTACCAAAAAAATGGAATGTACCGCCTGCATTTag ctTGGAATTTGTAAGTTATTTCTCAGATAGAAATTTAAgattgacaaaattaaaaaatcagttaaaacattttactgACCAAAACAACAAACTCCGTGATGAACAAAAAGTTgtacaagaaaaatattatcaa gagttaaaaaaaaatgaaattcaaaaacaaaaaaatttggaacttgaaaatgttattaaagcatatcataatataattaatttgtgcaATCCTTATGCTAATATTTTAGATGTAGATATATTTGCTGAAGAAGTTCAAAACGATCATTGTTCTTATA ATAATGTCCAATtagatttgtataataaatgcaGTATTTGTAGTCATACAAATGATCAACATTTACTGGCAAAATGTGATACGTGCAGATTATACTATCATTTACGTTGTTTAAATCCACCACTGACTAGAATGCctaagaaaacaaaattatttggatG gCAATGCAGTGATTGTGAAAACAGTAATTCTTTTTCTGAACAACAAACCGTTGATAAAAATGCACCTAGACAATTAAGATGTGGTGGAAAAGAGCAATCATCAGATAATCATAAATCTTCACCATTTATTGGTAACGAT ttaCAGGACTTCAATAATTTGACAAAACAGTATAAAATGCCTAATGGACATAAAA aagatAAAAAACATGAACAGAATAAGAAAAAAGATTCcaataaaatcataacaaatCAAGTTAAGGCTCACAAGCGCAAACATAAGTATGATGGAGATAACAGTACTTCAAATTTGGAACCATCTGATAATAACCTAACCCAACATGGAATTAAGCTATTT attaaatcTGTACCAAGTACTAGTGGAGTCAAAACAACATCATCAAAATTACTTATTGGATCACCAGCAGATACAACACtacataattctaaaataaccAAACCAGAAAAAAGTATTACACCACTAAGAATCAGTACGATatcaacagatattatgttgACTCCTAAATGTAAAACTTGTCATACAACCGGAACTAGAGCTACAATGGTTca GTGTGATGAATGCAgtgaacattttcattttttttgtctCGATCCTCCTgtaaaaaaaacaccaaaagTTATTGGTTATTCATGGCACTGTGAAGAATGTGATCCAACG GTGTGCGTAGACTTCTGA